The Gasterosteus aculeatus chromosome 12, fGasAcu3.hap1.1, whole genome shotgun sequence DNA window ATGctcactgtagtcctgcagGGTCAGACCCTCCATCCAGCTCTTCTTGTGAAGGTTCAACAGCATCTAACAAAACAATGAGCGTTCTTTTTTATGttctattaataaaaacaatgtaaacAAGTCTGCGATAATCTGTGATATTCAAACCTTTTGCTCCAGCTCGTTTTTCCGGTAATTGATGGTGATGGAGTAGTAGTGTCTGTTGAGTCCATGAATCAGAGcctgaaaacaagagaaaacaatcAATATTCCTGTGCTTTAAAAGCAATTGGACACACTTTGGACCTTTGAGCGGCGCTACGAACCTGGATTGAGGGCTTGTTGAGATGCCCCAGGTTAGATGTGGTTTGTCTTGGTTCATGACCCAACACCATCATGTTGGCATTGATCAATCGGAAGGCATCAATAACAACCTGGGAGGAGACAAACGCACATGAAACCACTTTACCGAACGGCACGTTATTTCTAAAACGCAAGTTCCTGATTAACGGGCGTCCATCTTTACCTTTCCTTTGACGCTCTGAATGGGATCGACCACCACAGCGACGGCTCGCTCCGACAGGGCCTCGAAGCTCTGCTGCGTGTTGATGTCCACGCCAGACAACCAACAGCCGAAACCAGGGTGACTGTGGTACCACCCCACCACCATCTCTGGTCTGGTGAGCAACACGGGcgaaagacaacacacacacgcttagcGGGCAGCCGAAAGGGATGGATGTTTACCTACAAATGTACACTACAATGAAAGCTATCGGTGAagtatttttctaaatattacACTTGGAAGTTTTACCTGCCGGTCTGCTTCAGCATGTCCAACATCTTGGCCTGGAACACGGGGTCCACAGCTTCTACGCTCACACCCTGTGAGGTAGAATGTGTTCATTCAATAATACGGTTCATTCAACTACGGCAGAAATCTATACTTGTGGTAAAATTGTCAAAATCAGCGAATACAGTTCCATGCATAAGTATTCACTCTCCTTGGACTTTTCCCCATTTTGTACTGTTACGAAGTAGATTTCAAATAGACTTTTCCCCATTTGAGGGCGCAAAATACCTtttattgtgacacaaacaataatgACACCAACAAAATCAGTAATCACCCCCCCGAGTCATTATTTGATCAAATCCCCTTTCTCTTAAATTACTGCtagtcttttttggggggtgtctCCACCAGCTTGGCCTATCTACAGATGGACATGATTATGCCGAGCTGAGCTAAGCTCATTGTCCTGCCGCAAGATGAACTTTCGCTCAAGTCTTTTGCAGACTacatcatattttcttcattcaGTATTGCCCTGTATTGGGTTCATCCACCCTTCCTCCAATTCGGACAAGTTTGCCTGTACCTGCTGAAGAGAAGCACCCCACAGCGTGAtgcttccaccaccaccacagttCCCTGTTGGGCTCAGGGTGATGGCCAGTGTTGGGTTTCCACCACACAGCGTTTTTGCACTGAGGCCAAAAAGTTCTATTTTGGTCTCATCTGCCCAGAGcaccttcttccacatgttAGCTGTGTCGCCCACATGGCTTGTGGCAAACAAACAGGATTTTCTATAGTTTCATTTCAACAGCTGCTTCCTTTTGCCGCTCTGCCATAAAGACCAGATTTGTGGAGTACACGGCCAATAGCTGTCCTCTGGAGAGATTCTCCCTCCTCACCGCTGGATCATAGGAGCTCCTTCAGTTACCATGGTTGCTGCTCAGATTCATTTTCTCTTCAGTTTGGCTGGACGGCCTTCTCTTGGTAGGTTTGCCGTTGTACcttattatttccatttttttaataatggatTTACTGGCGCTACGTGAAATGTTCAAAGCGTGGGataattttttttataaccTAATCCTGCGTCATACTTAGCTACAACGTTGAGCTCCTTTGTCTTCATAATGTTTGATCTTTGTTCAGTAAAGCTGTCTAACAAACTCTTTCATACAGAGATCAAATTATAGACCCTACTTACCAATTATGTGGTGTGCAAATTGACTTGGGAAGACAATTGATCGTATCAGATTTTTCTTAGGGGTttcacagtaaagaaaagtcAAGGGGGGGTGAATACCCATGCCAGGCACTGTATACCATGCATTGACTAAACATCACAACAAGGAAGTTAGCTTTATTCATTTCGTTATAGGATAAATACATACCGTTCCGGACTGTGGCATGGCAAACACATCAATCACTCGTACTGTGTAGTCATCAACAAATTCTCCCAACATCAAGCCCATGACCTCCATTGGTACTCCAGCACGTCCGTGCTTCAACATCTATGGAAGAGCAGATACATGGGAGAAGTTACAAAGGGATTATTTGAAACACAATCACGACCACATAAAGTGTTCAGTGCATTCGATGTTTGAGTACCTTGAGCAGGGCCAGAGAGGAGATGTAAACTTGCTCTGCTGTGTCCACAGCAGGTGCATCTGTCGGGGGACCCTGCGGAGGCACAGCAGAGTTTATCGAGCCTTTCTTACACAGTAGTTATGCAGATCAATACAATTAAACTATAGTTTAGAACTTGAATGCATGAAATATATTATGGGTCAATATTTAGTATCCTTTCAATCCTTTGGTAAACTATTAAAAACTCAGGGTATGACATATTTGTGAGATTGCACTAGAACTCGAGCAAAGCCACCCATGTCTCATTACTGTTAATAAATCAATTTAATTTATATGATTAATAAATACAGACTACTGGGCCCATTATGGATTCAATCAAATATCTAGTTTAGTCCAAAATTCCTAATAACAACATTTATATAATAATTGATAAGTATAAGGTTTCAGGCTGAAAAGTTGATTTAAGAGGTTTGGTTTAAGAAATTTTCCATTTCAATCAATAGTTTTGTTCAAACGTGTTACCTGGCCAAGTCCTGGCATTCCACTTCCGAGCCTCAGCAGGCGATCCATATCGAGATCTGAAGAGCAAACACAATTAAACTTTCCGTCAAACTACACATTTATACTAGTGGAGATACACATTtgattttatctttatttagaACTAATCCAAAAAGGTTTGGGACAAGTTCATTAACAAAATATACATATGGCACAAGTAATGGACTAATATTTACATGGACCACACTTAGTTACAGGTTGCATATAGTCGGGTATAAACTGTTAGATAGCGAACATTAAGTCATATGTGGGTTTAATAGATGGAGTTGAATCGACGTTAACAAAAACAAGAAGCAGAATAACTTAAATCATGATTTAGTATCGCGATATTGGGATTCACATCATCTAACGTTATATTCTAAATTATTTGCGTTATGTTTCGTGCCTTCTCTTTCGGTCATGAAATTGACATTAGGATTTAACGTTACAGGTGTGACGTTATTTAAGTAGCCGATGAAATTCCAACAAAGTAGAAATTAGCCACGCTAGTTAGCTTGAATTTGCTAATCATACAAACGTAGCAAAAGAGTCTTGAAACCCacccatttattttttcaaatgaaagtatAGGTTACCATATATAGGTaacaaaaagacagagacatttaTAACACATGTGTCATTAAAACGCTCGGTTCATTGACAGTCACATCCACGTTAGCTCGCTTTTAGCTCCCTGTTAGCTTCCTCACGCTTAGCCTTTGGCATCTCacacaaaaacagcaacaaagtCTTAACACTTATTTGATTTCACCGCGTTTTATGAAAGCCACTGACTGCGGTTACGCCGTAAGTTCACTTACCTGTTGTCAAATATTTCAGGTGTTTTGAAAAGGCTGTGTTTCTGTGATCGGTCGAGTCAGTGTAATTGGCTACAATGAATCAGCCAgaattctcttcttttttttgttagagAATCTACTTCCGTCGCACTCGTGACGTATGTTGTTGTCGCCAGAGTTGCACCTCCATGATCTAGACACAAGGGCGCGCTAGAATGAATACGTTTCACAGTTCTGCTGCTCCTGCGATAATTGTTACCATTTCTACAATGGTAAATATGTTCTATGGATATAGTTATATCGGTGTATATGTATGTCCTATGCACAACTGATTACTGCTTTTACTTATTGACAATGTAAAGTCTCACTCTATTACATAAAAGTAATACGATAAGCTTacacaattaaaaatatatagttGGTACTTAGAAACAGAATGATTAACTACAAAGGCCTACTAACTGTGTTATAACATCTGTTTTATATTAAGTActgacattatatatatttggttCAGGGACCTATGGATATTCTtcatattgtgttttattggcaCTCTATATCTTGGCACAATATTTCTTGCTATTCAATATTTTTATCTTGTGTCACTATTTCTGTGTTCTCCATTGATGTACAAAAAGGATTTCTAAACGTTAAATGTGTACGTTTTTAAGTCAAGTTGTGAGACATTCACAATATTGACATCATGAATCTTTCAAATGGTGATTGTTTATaatataaaatgcttttatattTGGTAACACTAAATACAATATTTCCCTTGcggttgttttctttctttgggtCGATGGCTGTGTAtttactactaatactactgaTATTAAGAGTATGCCTGAATCAAGAATGACAGATGTAGTTacacatgtacagtatatatctGCTCCTTGTACAAGAAATTATAGAGGTGCATCAATGTATTTCAAGAACAGGAGACTAGTTAAGTCTCTAGTTTGACATAATaatcattacatttttcaatcaaATTGAACCTAAATATGCACCAAGACCTTTTCTTCTAGGACTTACTCAACATAGAAAAGAAATACAGCACGGACAAAATATACAGCATCTATATGTCCATGctaaaaagaatgaaaatagCTGAGAAGTTGTGTGGTTTCTCATATTTCAACACGCAAGCATTTCATTATTCCCCGAGGAGCCCTACTCTGAGCTGAACCACAACACCACTCGGCTTGTGAAAAAACTCCTCTGTTGGGCTCGCTTGTATTCCAGCAGGACAACTTGTACATTTCCCCCCGAAGGTTGTTGTTGGTTACTTGACTTCCCAGCCAGGTCATCAACAGGAATTTTTGAATTCCTTCATTCCTTAGAGAATGAGGAAGGGGGAGATAATCATCCACATTCCTCAGCCCCTGCATCACCACACCCTCTTACTACCTCCACACAATTCCCTGCACTCAGCGGTCGTAACCAGGATGTGCTTCCTTGTGATAGACTTAACTCTAGTTTAGATGGATTTTACGATCCACAACGTGTCAACTTAAATAATTAAggtatatattaatatatagtCCCTGAATGTTGTTGCCAGTTTGTATCTAATTTACTTCCTAGGATACTTCTAGTATTTCTGCTGATAGGGTTTGAATCTCTCCCCCATAGTGACCATTAGGTAGCTTCGTCAACCAATAAAGGAGCTGGTGAAATCGACGACTTGGTCTGAGAGAACACAATTCTGGAGACAAACTCATTCTCATTATTTTTTCTTCCCAAGTGGGTCGGGTTTATTGTTTTCCGCATTCGTTTTGCTGACAGTGTTATCTCATTTAATTCAGCTCTGCTTGAGATTGGTGAGCAGCTTTTCATTGGTTCATTCAGAAAGTTATCCATTTGGCTTCAGACAGGGAGACTCCTTCCTGCAGTTTTACCCAGAGAAACAATGGATGAAAGGATGAAATAGCCAAAGGCTACAGATCAATTGGATAATTGACGAAGTGAGTTATGAGTACAATGCATGTAGCGAAATGGCTGCTAACAACACATTGGATCTAATGTGATAACCATCAATCAAtaactacaaaaaaacaaaaatcacacagAATCACATCTACTAAGAGTATTGGAGCTCCTTATTCAGATAGGAGTGAGCTGACATTTCAAAGACCATCAGAAGTAGCTTGTAACACGACACCAGCAAGACATCTTAATCCGACTCACAGACGCAATAAGGGGGAGAAATTTGATGCTTTAGAAGCTTCCATGCACCCTGATGGGATGTGGATTCAGCTTTGCTTAATACATCTCCTCCAGAATCACTGCTAGTGGGAAGCACGGCTTTGTGCACCTAAGTATCCATGTGTGAATATAAAATGACTTTAATTATAAAATAGTGAGGGGGAAATGAGCACCTCGACAGTTATCTCCGGGCCAATG harbors:
- the psmd14 gene encoding 26S proteasome non-ATPase regulatory subunit 14; the protein is MDRLLRLGSGMPGLGQGPPTDAPAVDTAEQVYISSLALLKMLKHGRAGVPMEVMGLMLGEFVDDYTVRVIDVFAMPQSGTGVSVEAVDPVFQAKMLDMLKQTGRPEMVVGWYHSHPGFGCWLSGVDINTQQSFEALSERAVAVVVDPIQSVKGKVVIDAFRLINANMMVLGHEPRQTTSNLGHLNKPSIQALIHGLNRHYYSITINYRKNELEQKMLLNLHKKSWMEGLTLQDYSEHCKLNETIVKEMLELAKNYNKAVEEEDKMTPEQLAIKNVGKQDPKRHLEEHVDVLMTSNIVQCLAAMLDTVVFQ